From Diospyros lotus cultivar Yz01 chromosome 4, ASM1463336v1, whole genome shotgun sequence, a single genomic window includes:
- the LOC127800556 gene encoding vesicle transport v-SNARE 13-like — MSEVFEGYERQYCELSANLSKKCTAASLLDGEQKKQKVSEIKVGIDEAESLIRKMDLEARSLQPNVKVVLLAKLREYKSDLNNLKAELKRITATNLNQAARDELLESGMADALTVSADQRARLMMSTGRLNKSSDRIREGRRTMLETEELGVSILQDLHQQRQSLLHADNTLHGVDDNISRSKKILTNISRRMSRNKWIIGSIIAALVVAIILILYFKLSK, encoded by the exons ATGAGTGAGGTATTTGAAGGATACGAGCGCCAGTACTGCGAGCTCTCGGCCAATTTGTCCAAGAAATGCACCGCAGCTAGTCTTCTTGATGGAG agcaaaagaagcaaaaagtTTCTGAAATAAAAGTGGGAATTGATGAAGCAGAATCTTTG aTTCGGAAAATGGACCTTGAGGCAAGGAGTTTGCAGCCAAATGTAAAAGTTGTCCTGCTTGCTAAGCTAAGGGAATACAAGTCTGATCTGAACAACTTGAAAGCTGAACTGAAGAGAATTACAGCAACTAACTTGAATCAGGCTGCACGGGATGAATTGTTGGAATCTGGAATGGCTGATGCACTGACG GTTTCAGCTGATCAAAGGGCAAGATTAATGATGTCAACTGGAAGATTAAACAAATCCAGTGACAGGATTAGGGAAGGTAGAAGGACCATGCTGGAGACAGAGGAGCTTGGTGTGTCAATTCTTCAAGATTTGCATCAGCAACGCCAGTCTCTCTTACATGCCGATAACACG CTTCACGGCGTGGATGACAATATTAGCAGGAGTAAGAAAATTTTGACCAACATATCAAGGAGGATGAGCAGGAACAAGTGGATTATTGGCTCCATAATTGCAGCCCTCGTTGTTGCTATCATCTTAATTTTGTACTTCAAACTTTCCAAATAG